A single Vibrio sp. YMD68 DNA region contains:
- the pilO gene encoding type 4a pilus biogenesis protein PilO codes for MVNFRDLDIDEVTEWPLLPQVMVLLLLLILLQGVGSWFYILPKIEQLEALKNEEQTLKSTLRIKANKAATLPVLRAQLDELEERYDYLLRQLPEQKELASMLASVNEFGLKNSLTFTRIDWGQRQNQTFLYRLPLNFELTGSYDNIGHFSEAIANLPRIIVLEDIDWQRVSQESSTLHFRVRAYTYQFKAEVKDEG; via the coding sequence ATGGTTAATTTTCGAGATCTGGACATCGATGAAGTGACCGAGTGGCCTTTATTGCCTCAGGTGATGGTATTGCTGCTACTCCTTATTCTCTTACAGGGCGTTGGTAGCTGGTTTTATATTTTACCTAAAATAGAACAGCTTGAAGCACTGAAAAATGAAGAGCAAACACTGAAGTCAACCTTGCGAATAAAAGCCAATAAAGCGGCCACTCTACCCGTATTACGTGCTCAGCTTGATGAGCTAGAAGAACGATACGATTACCTGTTGCGTCAGTTACCGGAACAGAAAGAGTTGGCAAGCATGTTGGCATCGGTCAATGAGTTTGGCTTAAAGAATTCACTGACCTTCACGCGTATCGATTGGGGTCAAAGGCAGAATCAGACGTTTCTGTATCGGTTGCCTCTCAACTTTGAACTGACGGGAAGTTACGACAACATCGGTCATTTTTCAGAGGCCATTGCGAACCTACCAAGAATCATCGTTCTTGAAGACATTGATTGGCAACGAGTGAGCCAAGAAAGCAGCACATTGCATTTCCGTGTACGCGCATATACCTATCAATTCAAAGCGGAGGTCAAAGATGAAGGCTAA
- a CDS encoding pilus assembly protein PilP has translation MKANGFFLFLCAGFLIGCQANNDSIDEYIQAIESQARKEVVRLEPVIMFQASAYQSTELREPFFLPSAALVQEQAMVKKDCWQPPKRTKSGPLERYPMSKLRLKGVMGSANRVSALVQTPKGQVVNVSEGQFIGLNNGRVTRVTSHYVLINETLPDGLGCWSKRNVKLALK, from the coding sequence ATGAAGGCTAATGGTTTTTTTCTTTTTCTCTGCGCGGGCTTTCTGATCGGTTGCCAAGCCAACAATGACTCGATCGATGAGTATATTCAGGCCATTGAATCCCAGGCCCGTAAAGAGGTTGTTCGCCTAGAGCCCGTGATTATGTTTCAAGCTTCCGCTTACCAAAGTACTGAACTTCGTGAACCGTTTTTTTTACCCAGTGCGGCACTGGTGCAAGAGCAGGCCATGGTTAAAAAAGATTGTTGGCAACCCCCAAAGCGAACCAAATCAGGGCCGCTTGAACGCTATCCAATGAGTAAGTTGAGATTAAAAGGCGTCATGGGGAGTGCGAATAGGGTGTCAGCGCTCGTCCAAACACCTAAAGGTCAAGTGGTCAACGTGAGTGAGGGGCAGTTTATTGGTCTTAATAACGGCAGAGTCACTAGGGTGACATCTCATTATGTGTTGATCAATGAAACGCTGCCCGATGGCCTAGGTTGCTGGAGTAAGCGTAACGTCAAGCTTGCTCTTAAATAG
- the aroK gene encoding shikimate kinase AroK — MAEKRNIFLVGPMGAGKSTIGRHLAQQLHMEFLDSDTVIEERTGADIAWVFDVEGEEGFRKREESVINDLTDKQGIVLATGGGSVNSKDNRNRLSARGIVVYLETTIEKQLARTNRDKKRPLLQTDNPRDVLESLAGERNNLYEEVADYTVRTDDQSAKVVANQIVKMLEER, encoded by the coding sequence ATGGCTGAGAAACGCAATATCTTTCTTGTTGGCCCAATGGGCGCCGGCAAAAGTACAATTGGTAGACACCTTGCTCAACAACTGCATATGGAGTTTTTAGACTCCGATACAGTTATTGAAGAACGCACAGGTGCTGATATCGCATGGGTTTTTGATGTTGAGGGCGAAGAAGGCTTCCGTAAGCGAGAAGAATCTGTCATCAATGATCTAACTGACAAGCAAGGCATCGTTCTTGCGACAGGGGGCGGCTCTGTAAATAGTAAGGATAACCGTAATCGTCTATCTGCACGTGGCATTGTTGTTTACCTAGAAACAACAATTGAAAAGCAACTTGCGCGTACAAATCGCGACAAGAAGCGCCCGTTGCTACAAACGGATAATCCGAGAGATGTTTTAGAATCTTTGGCGGGTGAACGCAATAACCTCTACGAAGAAGTAGCGGATTATACCGTTCGTACCGATGACCAGAGTGCAAAAGTAGTAGCCAATCAGATCGTAAAAATGCTAGAAGAACGTTAA
- the aroB gene encoding 3-dehydroquinate synthase has translation MERITVSLGERSYPISIGAGLFNNSAQLFSSYIDQAFSAYQKVVVISNVTVAPLYADQILAQFKQLGCETSLLELPDGEQYKSLDTFNQVMTFLLEGNYSRDVVVVALGGGVIGDLVGFSASCYQRGVDFIQIPTTLLSQVDSSVGGKTAVNHPLGKNMIGAFYQPKSVIIDTDCLTTLPEREFAAGIAEVIKYGIIYDVAFFEWLEVNLDKLYALDKEALNYAISRCCEIKAEVVAQDEKESGIRALLNLGHTFGHAIEAELGYGNWLHGEAVASGTVMAAKTAQLQGLISEQQVTRIISILKNAKLPVHTPESMAFGDFMKHMIRDKKVLAGELRLVLPTSIGTAEVVKGVPESVLEQAIDFCRSV, from the coding sequence ATGGAACGGATTACGGTCAGTTTGGGCGAGCGAAGCTACCCAATCTCTATCGGTGCCGGATTATTTAATAATTCGGCACAACTTTTTTCTTCTTATATCGATCAAGCATTTTCTGCTTATCAGAAAGTAGTGGTTATCAGTAATGTGACCGTTGCTCCGCTTTATGCTGACCAAATTTTGGCTCAGTTTAAGCAGCTTGGTTGCGAAACCTCGTTACTCGAACTTCCCGATGGTGAGCAATACAAGAGCCTCGATACCTTCAATCAAGTCATGACCTTTCTGTTAGAAGGCAATTACAGCCGCGATGTGGTGGTGGTAGCGCTTGGTGGTGGTGTGATTGGTGACCTTGTTGGTTTTTCTGCGTCGTGCTATCAGCGCGGTGTGGACTTCATCCAAATTCCTACGACATTATTATCGCAAGTCGACTCTTCTGTTGGTGGGAAAACGGCGGTGAATCATCCACTCGGCAAAAATATGATTGGTGCCTTTTACCAACCTAAATCTGTCATCATTGATACCGACTGTTTAACTACCCTGCCAGAGCGTGAATTTGCAGCGGGCATTGCTGAAGTGATCAAATATGGCATCATTTACGATGTCGCTTTTTTTGAGTGGCTAGAAGTCAATTTAGATAAACTCTATGCCCTTGATAAAGAAGCATTAAATTATGCAATATCTCGTTGCTGTGAAATCAAAGCGGAAGTCGTCGCTCAGGATGAAAAAGAGTCGGGTATTCGTGCTTTATTGAACCTAGGTCATACATTTGGTCATGCCATTGAAGCGGAACTAGGGTATGGTAATTGGTTGCATGGGGAAGCGGTTGCATCGGGCACGGTTATGGCGGCGAAAACAGCACAACTGCAAGGATTAATTTCTGAGCAGCAAGTTACGCGAATCATTTCTATACTTAAAAATGCAAAGTTGCCGGTACACACCCCAGAAAGCATGGCTTTTGGTGATTTTATGAAGCACATGATAAGAGACAAAAAGGTATTGGCCGGAGAACTTCGCTTAGTGCTACCCACCAGTATCGGTACTGCTGAAGTCGTTAAAGGTGTTCCTGAATCTGTACTTGAGCAAGCCATTGATTTTTGTCGTAGCGTATAA
- a CDS encoding AAA family ATPase, with translation MSLTHESRVLELESQTELLERLQLLTNFGSNLVTVGGEIGAGKSWLAQRYLEAWAQDKNQSLLMCHPNQDDPQRRSTILNQIISNALFSPQDSLVDSLEQILEGEPCDLVIVVDDAHLLTESFISELWMLVLEAQSNPHWSINVVLFAKSNSIEGLLTRLSYGQEHKPIELEVDALRSEEAERFFEFLVVRYVDDNLEKRVRQVYKKTPPLPGAIMALGDHKVEKRIIIRSIVGSPGKIAALIILLLLIIGGGYYWMISQPSPDEKAQQITDSLEQTVIPTLPSVSSSVTTMDGESLENENQDGAERVDPSYQGAIDDSMSLPPDVVGETASVGLADDDQQRVVINSDVVDALLDDKPADTSTIDNAIADAQQQADADVEAESVIEAESAPSEKIITFSFSREALKAFSPRSYTLQLAAMNSLTEVQEFIEQYAIEDQVRVYPTMRNDIEWYIVTYENYPTIQVARDAVDTLPEELRELGPWAKSMSQVHREIDREK, from the coding sequence ATGAGTTTAACGCATGAATCACGTGTGTTGGAATTAGAGTCTCAAACCGAGTTGCTAGAGCGTTTACAGCTATTGACTAATTTCGGCTCCAATCTTGTCACCGTCGGTGGTGAGATTGGCGCGGGAAAATCGTGGTTGGCGCAACGTTACCTAGAAGCTTGGGCGCAAGATAAAAATCAATCATTGTTGATGTGTCACCCCAATCAAGATGATCCTCAACGCCGTTCTACTATTTTAAATCAGATCATTTCCAACGCTCTTTTTAGCCCCCAAGATTCCCTTGTTGATAGCCTTGAGCAAATCTTAGAAGGCGAACCTTGTGATCTCGTCATTGTGGTTGATGATGCCCACTTATTGACCGAGTCGTTTATTTCAGAGCTGTGGATGTTGGTTCTTGAAGCGCAAAGTAATCCCCATTGGAGCATTAACGTCGTTCTGTTTGCTAAATCAAATAGCATCGAGGGTTTGCTAACCCGTTTAAGCTACGGACAAGAGCACAAGCCGATTGAATTAGAGGTTGATGCACTACGTTCAGAAGAGGCGGAACGGTTCTTTGAATTTCTTGTCGTTCGATATGTGGATGATAATCTCGAAAAACGAGTTCGTCAGGTGTACAAAAAGACCCCGCCTTTACCGGGTGCAATCATGGCATTAGGAGATCATAAAGTGGAAAAACGTATCATCATTCGTTCGATTGTGGGCTCTCCTGGCAAAATCGCTGCACTCATTATTTTACTCTTATTGATTATTGGCGGTGGTTACTATTGGATGATTAGCCAGCCTTCTCCGGACGAGAAAGCGCAACAGATAACCGATAGCCTTGAACAAACCGTTATCCCAACACTTCCTAGTGTCTCTTCATCGGTTACCACGATGGACGGAGAGTCGCTTGAGAATGAAAACCAAGATGGCGCTGAACGTGTTGATCCAAGCTACCAGGGTGCGATTGATGACAGTATGTCACTCCCTCCGGATGTGGTAGGCGAAACGGCAAGTGTAGGGCTCGCTGATGATGATCAGCAACGTGTCGTGATTAACTCGGATGTTGTTGATGCCCTGTTAGATGATAAACCGGCGGACACCAGCACGATTGACAATGCCATTGCAGACGCTCAGCAACAAGCTGATGCGGATGTTGAAGCAGAATCTGTGATTGAAGCCGAATCCGCACCGAGTGAAAAAATCATCACATTCTCATTTTCTCGCGAGGCATTGAAGGCATTTTCACCGCGTAGCTACACGCTCCAACTCGCTGCCATGAACTCGTTAACCGAAGTCCAAGAATTTATCGAGCAGTACGCTATCGAAGATCAAGTTCGTGTTTATCCAACAATGCGAAATGACATTGAGTGGTACATTGTGACTTATGAAAACTACCCAACGATTCAGGTTGCCAGAGACGCTGTCGATACACTGCCAGAAGAGCTGCGTGAGCTTGGGCCTTGGGCCAAATCAATGAGTCAGGTTCATCGAGAAATCGATCGTGAGAAATAA
- a CDS encoding Dam family site-specific DNA-(adenine-N6)-methyltransferase: MKKQRAFLKWAGGKYGLVEDIQHHLPPARKLIEPFIGAGSVFLNTDFEQYLLADINPDLINLYNLLKEQPELYISEAKRWFTPHHNQKEVYLDVRAQFNATDDVMYRSLAFLYMNRFGFNGLCRYNKKGGFNVPFGSYKKPYFPEAELEFFAQKAKKATFICEGYVETFKRARKGCVVYCDPPYAPLSTTSNFTSYAGNGFSLDDQAALADIAEKTAYERGIPVLISNHDTTLTRRLYHGAQLNTVKVKRTISRNGAGRNKVDELLALFYEKQNHTADKSL; encoded by the coding sequence ATGAAAAAGCAGCGTGCCTTTTTAAAATGGGCGGGTGGAAAATATGGCCTCGTTGAAGATATTCAACATCACCTGCCTCCTGCTCGTAAGTTAATAGAACCCTTTATTGGGGCGGGTTCCGTTTTCCTTAATACAGATTTTGAGCAATACCTGCTGGCTGACATTAACCCGGACCTCATTAACTTATACAATCTTCTTAAAGAGCAACCCGAGCTTTATATTTCAGAAGCCAAGCGTTGGTTCACCCCACACCATAATCAAAAAGAGGTGTACTTAGACGTACGCGCCCAATTCAATGCAACCGATGATGTGATGTATCGTTCATTGGCCTTTCTGTATATGAACCGTTTTGGCTTTAATGGCTTGTGCCGTTATAACAAAAAAGGTGGGTTTAACGTCCCGTTTGGCTCATACAAAAAACCCTACTTTCCAGAGGCGGAACTCGAATTTTTTGCGCAAAAAGCCAAGAAAGCGACTTTTATCTGTGAAGGCTACGTTGAGACATTCAAGCGGGCTCGAAAAGGCTGCGTGGTTTATTGTGATCCTCCTTATGCGCCATTGTCGACGACATCCAACTTTACCTCATACGCAGGAAATGGGTTCTCACTTGACGACCAAGCGGCTCTAGCGGATATAGCAGAGAAAACCGCTTATGAGCGCGGTATCCCGGTATTGATTTCGAATCATGATACAACGCTGACTCGTCGTCTTTATCACGGCGCACAACTCAACACTGTGAAAGTAAAACGAACCATCAGTCGCAATGGTGCTGGGCGCAATAAAGTGGATGAGCTACTTGCGCTGTTTTACGAAAAACAAAATCACACTGCAGACAAATCACTTTAA
- the rpe gene encoding ribulose-phosphate 3-epimerase, with protein sequence MKDFLIAPSILSADFARLGADVEKVLADGADVVHFDVMDNHYVPNLTFGAPICKALRDYGITAPIDVHLMVKPVDRIIPDFAKAGATMITFHVEASEHVDRTLQLIKEHGCQAGVVLNPATPLSCLEFIMDKVDMILLMSVNPGFGGQSFIPHALDKLRSVRKMIDESGRDIRLEIDGGVKVDNIREIAEAGADMFVAGSAIFGRPDYKEVIDEMRAELAKVNA encoded by the coding sequence ATGAAAGATTTTCTCATCGCTCCATCCATTTTATCGGCGGATTTTGCTCGCCTAGGCGCAGACGTTGAAAAAGTACTCGCAGACGGTGCCGATGTTGTGCACTTTGATGTGATGGATAACCATTACGTACCTAACCTAACGTTCGGTGCGCCAATCTGTAAAGCACTACGAGACTATGGCATTACTGCACCAATCGATGTTCATCTTATGGTGAAGCCAGTCGATCGCATTATCCCAGACTTTGCGAAAGCGGGCGCGACGATGATTACGTTCCATGTCGAAGCCTCTGAGCACGTTGATCGTACTTTACAGCTCATCAAAGAACATGGTTGCCAAGCGGGCGTGGTATTAAACCCTGCAACCCCATTGTCTTGTCTTGAGTTTATTATGGATAAGGTCGACATGATTCTTCTGATGTCGGTGAATCCAGGGTTTGGTGGTCAATCGTTTATTCCTCATGCTCTTGATAAACTTCGTTCTGTTCGTAAGATGATTGATGAATCTGGCCGTGATATTCGCTTAGAGATTGATGGTGGCGTTAAAGTCGATAACATTCGTGAGATTGCCGAAGCCGGCGCCGATATGTTTGTTGCAGGTTCGGCGATATTTGGTCGTCCTGATTACAAAGAAGTCATTGACGAAATGCGCGCTGAGCTTGCAAAAGTTAACGCATAA
- a CDS encoding phosphoglycolate phosphatase, with translation MPLSSIKLIAFDLDGTLLDSVPDLAIAADLAVKALGFPSVTEEQVRDYVGNGADILIGRSLSQNLTVNPELSEETRRKARILFDDFYEQGGHKLSHLYPSVKETLAALSKAGFTMAIVTNKPTKFVPDVLAQHDIAQYFTDVIGGDTFANKKPDPMALNWLLEKHGVKADEMLMVGDSSNDIKAAKNAGCYSFGLTYGYNHGEPISASNPDYVADDIGQLLEVVLVSA, from the coding sequence ATGCCATTAAGCTCAATAAAACTGATTGCCTTCGATTTAGATGGAACCCTGTTAGATAGCGTGCCAGATCTGGCGATCGCTGCTGACCTTGCTGTCAAAGCCTTGGGTTTCCCATCTGTAACGGAAGAACAAGTTCGTGACTATGTTGGTAACGGTGCAGACATATTAATTGGCCGATCGCTCAGCCAGAATTTAACCGTGAATCCAGAGTTGAGTGAAGAGACTCGCCGCAAAGCGCGCATCTTGTTTGATGACTTTTATGAGCAAGGCGGTCATAAGCTGAGCCACCTTTACCCATCGGTTAAAGAGACTCTCGCTGCGCTCTCCAAAGCGGGCTTTACGATGGCTATCGTGACCAACAAGCCGACGAAATTTGTGCCGGACGTGCTTGCTCAGCATGATATTGCTCAGTACTTTACTGATGTCATTGGTGGCGATACTTTCGCGAACAAAAAACCGGATCCGATGGCGTTAAACTGGTTGCTAGAAAAACATGGCGTTAAAGCGGATGAAATGCTGATGGTCGGGGACTCGAGTAATGATATCAAAGCCGCCAAAAACGCCGGTTGCTATTCATTTGGTCTTACCTATGGTTATAACCACGGTGAGCCGATTTCTGCGTCTAACCCTGACTATGTGGCTGATGATATTGGTCAATTGCTCGAAGTCGTTCTCGTTTCAGCGTAA
- the trpS gene encoding tryptophan--tRNA ligase gives MSKPIVFSGVQPSGELSIGNYLGALRQWQQMQDDYNCHYCVVDLHAVTVRQDPKALNEATLDALAICLAVGVDPKKSTLFVQSHAPEHAQLGWLLNCYTQMGELSRMTQFKDKSARYANDVNAGLFGYPVLMAADILLYGTHQVPVGNDQKQHLELARDIATRFNNVYSTPEQPIFQIPEPYIPTVNARVMSLQDASKKMSKSDDNRKNVITLLEDPKSILKKINKAQTDTETPPRIANDWENKAGISNLMGLYSAATGKTFEEIEADYQGVEMYGPFKKDVGQAIVAMLEPIQAEYHRIREDRTYLNSVMKTGAEKASARAEVTLKKAYEAVGFVTRP, from the coding sequence ATGAGCAAACCCATTGTATTCAGTGGCGTTCAACCGTCAGGTGAACTTAGTATCGGCAACTACTTGGGTGCTCTACGTCAATGGCAACAGATGCAAGATGACTATAATTGCCACTACTGTGTTGTAGACCTTCACGCTGTTACGGTTCGTCAGGACCCAAAAGCACTCAATGAAGCGACTCTAGATGCACTCGCAATTTGTCTTGCGGTTGGTGTTGATCCAAAGAAGAGCACGCTATTTGTTCAGTCACATGCACCAGAGCATGCTCAGCTTGGTTGGCTTCTTAACTGTTACACTCAAATGGGCGAGCTGAGCCGAATGACTCAGTTTAAAGATAAGTCAGCTCGCTATGCAAACGATGTTAATGCGGGTCTATTTGGTTACCCAGTGTTGATGGCGGCGGATATTTTACTGTACGGAACACATCAAGTTCCGGTTGGTAATGATCAGAAGCAGCACTTAGAGCTTGCTCGTGATATCGCGACACGTTTTAACAATGTGTATAGCACACCAGAACAACCAATCTTCCAAATCCCAGAGCCTTACATTCCAACCGTAAATGCGCGTGTCATGAGCTTACAAGACGCTTCTAAGAAGATGTCTAAGTCAGACGATAATCGTAAGAACGTAATTACTCTGCTTGAAGATCCTAAATCGATCCTTAAAAAGATTAATAAAGCTCAAACGGATACAGAAACACCGCCACGTATTGCTAATGATTGGGAAAACAAAGCGGGTATTTCGAACCTAATGGGTTTGTACTCTGCGGCAACGGGTAAAACGTTCGAAGAGATTGAGGCTGACTATCAAGGCGTCGAAATGTACGGCCCATTTAAGAAAGATGTGGGTCAGGCGATTGTCGCTATGTTGGAGCCCATTCAAGCGGAATACCATCGTATTCGTGAAGATCGCACGTACTTAAACAGTGTCATGAAAACGGGTGCTGAAAAAGCATCAGCACGAGCAGAAGTAACGTTGAAAAAAGCGTACGAAGCGGTGGGTTTTGTTACCCGTCCATAA
- a CDS encoding ExeM/NucH family extracellular endonuclease, which translates to METKFTRSLLALVVGSTLAAPALADVILSQYVEGTSYNKAIEIANTGDTAVSLDDFQLAKSSNGNGSWGSTLSLAGKVIEANQVLVISHSSASQAIQDVTNENNGSVVNFNGDDPIALLNADGRVHDMLGIMGDVDWGKDVTLVRADLTPSSTYQASQWVAQATDNIEGLGALEAVELPQAFACTQNDSTPVFTAIQDIQGEGASSPFISGYPYITDEEHFVEGVVTAVTTGLTKGFYLQALNDDYNSSTSEGLFVHTNSSQSDLVAGDVVCVKGKVQEYYSHTQLKVENNNWIKVSDQTAPSAVAIEILESDENFEQTLERYEGMLVKTTEALDMRVTRTFGYDYAGRRNNMVLAQGEINMQPNQLYAAGSEQANEQNLRNKLARVFVETDQKAPNGQIPYYPDFGRTDIDQNGSTEDYIRIDDSIIGLEGVLSYSYGEYRLIATNQLSRDNFVRNDPRTERPQMNRGDLRIATFNVLNYFNSPFGGDANLHGDNRGANSYEEFEVQQQKIVNAILLLDADIIGLMEIENNGFGASGAITQLVDQINLRIPKQKDHYKFVAIDSNQDGETNHLDSIGTDVITTGVIYRSKAVKLKQSRVIAMPSQLAPEVIDDKGKVIESGKNYQRDSLAPTFKVKGTKERITVAVNHLKSKGSKCWEDAAPIEQGGQGGVDADKQGSCENFRVAAVVALGEALEEIKGHKVILGDMNAYGKEDPMLILTDYSAEKYGKAIKAARNTFIAGEPQFGDDGAVITKSFGYINAVEMHHPKSWSYSYNDEVGALDHLLISESLAEKVVDATDWHINGGESTLFDYNEEFKGDFPKYQDHYRSSDHDPAVLELQMGGSFGLGALVSMFGLMMWRRRDS; encoded by the coding sequence ATGGAAACCAAATTTACACGTAGCTTGCTTGCTCTTGTGGTGGGTTCAACGCTGGCTGCACCCGCACTCGCTGATGTGATTCTTTCTCAATATGTGGAAGGCACCAGTTACAACAAAGCCATCGAAATTGCCAACACCGGTGATACCGCCGTGAGTTTAGATGACTTTCAATTGGCTAAATCAAGCAATGGTAATGGCTCATGGGGAAGCACTTTGTCTCTTGCCGGCAAAGTGATTGAGGCGAATCAAGTCTTAGTGATTTCTCACTCAAGCGCAAGCCAGGCGATACAAGACGTCACCAATGAGAATAACGGCTCAGTGGTGAACTTTAATGGCGATGATCCGATAGCACTGCTCAATGCTGATGGCAGAGTTCATGACATGTTAGGCATTATGGGCGATGTTGATTGGGGTAAAGATGTGACTTTGGTTCGCGCTGACCTTACCCCTTCTAGCACTTACCAAGCATCTCAATGGGTGGCACAAGCGACTGACAATATTGAAGGCTTAGGAGCGTTGGAAGCGGTTGAATTGCCACAAGCCTTTGCTTGTACTCAAAACGATTCAACGCCAGTCTTTACTGCTATTCAAGATATCCAAGGAGAAGGGGCCAGCTCTCCGTTTATCAGTGGCTACCCATATATTACGGATGAGGAACATTTCGTTGAAGGTGTGGTAACGGCGGTGACCACAGGGCTGACGAAAGGGTTTTATCTTCAGGCTTTAAATGACGACTATAACTCAAGCACGTCTGAAGGATTGTTTGTTCATACCAACTCATCTCAATCAGACTTAGTGGCTGGTGATGTTGTTTGTGTCAAAGGCAAGGTTCAAGAGTATTACAGCCATACTCAGCTAAAAGTGGAAAACAACAACTGGATCAAGGTCAGTGATCAAACGGCACCTTCCGCTGTTGCCATTGAAATACTAGAAAGCGATGAGAATTTCGAACAAACTCTAGAGCGCTATGAAGGCATGTTGGTCAAAACCACAGAAGCGCTTGATATGCGTGTGACACGTACATTTGGCTATGACTATGCCGGGCGTCGTAACAATATGGTGCTGGCGCAAGGTGAAATTAATATGCAGCCAAACCAATTGTATGCGGCAGGCTCTGAGCAAGCGAATGAGCAAAATCTGCGTAATAAACTGGCTCGAGTATTTGTTGAGACCGATCAGAAAGCCCCCAACGGACAGATCCCGTACTATCCAGACTTTGGCCGCACAGATATCGATCAAAATGGGTCAACGGAAGATTACATTCGCATCGATGATTCGATTATTGGTCTAGAAGGTGTTTTAAGTTATAGCTACGGCGAGTATCGACTCATTGCGACCAATCAATTGAGCCGTGATAATTTTGTTCGCAACGATCCTCGTACTGAACGCCCTCAAATGAATCGAGGTGATTTACGTATCGCGACGTTCAATGTATTGAACTACTTCAATTCTCCATTTGGTGGTGATGCGAATTTACATGGCGACAACCGCGGTGCAAATAGCTACGAAGAGTTTGAAGTTCAACAGCAAAAAATCGTCAATGCTATTTTGTTACTTGATGCCGACATCATTGGCTTGATGGAAATTGAAAACAATGGGTTTGGTGCCAGCGGAGCGATTACGCAACTCGTCGATCAAATTAACTTGCGCATCCCGAAACAAAAAGATCACTATAAATTTGTGGCGATCGATTCGAATCAAGACGGTGAGACGAATCACCTAGATTCTATTGGGACCGATGTTATTACCACGGGTGTGATTTATCGCAGTAAGGCTGTGAAGTTAAAACAGAGCCGTGTGATTGCGATGCCAAGTCAACTGGCACCTGAAGTGATCGATGATAAGGGCAAAGTGATTGAAAGTGGTAAAAACTATCAACGTGATTCTCTTGCTCCTACGTTTAAAGTGAAAGGGACCAAAGAGAGAATCACCGTTGCGGTGAATCACCTTAAATCGAAAGGCTCAAAATGTTGGGAGGATGCAGCTCCGATAGAGCAAGGTGGTCAGGGTGGGGTTGACGCCGACAAGCAAGGGTCGTGTGAAAATTTCCGAGTTGCGGCAGTGGTTGCGTTAGGTGAAGCACTGGAAGAGATCAAAGGGCATAAAGTCATTCTTGGCGATATGAATGCGTATGGTAAGGAAGATCCAATGCTTATCCTTACCGATTACAGTGCTGAGAAGTACGGCAAAGCGATCAAAGCAGCACGTAATACCTTTATTGCGGGTGAACCACAATTTGGAGATGACGGCGCTGTGATCACCAAGAGTTTCGGTTACATCAATGCGGTTGAGATGCACCATCCAAAAAGTTGGAGTTACTCATACAATGATGAAGTCGGTGCTTTAGATCACTTACTGATCAGTGAGAGCTTAGCGGAAAAAGTGGTGGACGCGACAGATTGGCATATCAATGGCGGAGAATCGACGCTGTTTGATTACAACGAAGAGTTCAAAGGTGATTTTCCGAAATACCAAGATCACTACCGTTCATCTGACCATGATCCTGCCGTTCTAGAGTTACAGATGGGAGGTTCATTTGGCCTAGGCGCACTAGTGTCGATGTTCGGTCTGATGATGTGGCGACGTCGTGATTCCTAG
- a CDS encoding aminodeoxychorismate/anthranilate synthase component II — translation MLLIIDNYDSFTYNLYQYFCELGAEVKVVRNDAIDVAGIEALKPSHLVISPGPCTPNEAGISLAAIEHFAGKLPMMGVCLGHQAIAQVFGANVVRARQVMHGKTSPITHTNRSVFRGLNNPLTVTRYHSLVVQNGTLPDCFEITAWTTLSDGSLDEIMGYQHKTLPIDAVQFHPESIKTEQGHELLANFLAR, via the coding sequence ATGCTATTGATTATCGATAATTACGATTCGTTTACCTATAACCTGTACCAATACTTTTGTGAATTGGGTGCAGAGGTTAAGGTTGTGCGTAATGATGCGATTGATGTCGCTGGAATCGAAGCGTTAAAGCCGTCACACCTTGTTATTTCTCCTGGTCCTTGTACGCCTAATGAAGCGGGTATCTCTCTGGCTGCCATCGAACACTTTGCTGGTAAGTTGCCTATGATGGGAGTGTGCTTAGGACATCAAGCCATTGCCCAGGTTTTTGGTGCAAACGTCGTGCGTGCTCGACAGGTCATGCATGGCAAAACATCCCCAATTACTCATACCAATCGCAGCGTCTTTCGTGGCTTAAACAACCCCCTAACGGTCACTCGATACCATTCGCTAGTAGTACAAAATGGCACCCTGCCAGACTGTTTTGAAATAACCGCGTGGACCACACTTTCCGATGGTTCCCTCGATGAAATAATGGGGTATCAGCACAAAACGTTGCCCATCGATGCGGTTCAGTTTCACCCTGAATCGATCAAAACAGAGCAAGGCCACGAGTTACTCGCCAACTTCTTAGCCCGCTAG